CATTCCTCTAGAAGGTGCTGTCCATCTGGAAGAGTCTTCTCCCTTCATGTAATCCTTCTGGAAATACCTCCCAGACCCTCCCTGAGGCATGTCCCTTGTTTgattacattttctgtggaatcataagcaaaaactcttttcccaagtaacctgtccttaattttaaatttagaagtcaaatcatttttaaaatatgtaagtgtgGCTTATTAGTTTCCTGTTGttgccacataaagatggaaaatacacagagtctggatactatatgctatattgttgtctttaggTTGTTTGCTTCCctaggaaagagctacagctgctaaaattcatttcattataggtgctgctaaattaatccaattacatcagaaaggaggatgggcattgaagaaactcaatatggagtttgctttcaacatggcaagattagccatttgggcaagaaactgctcttgcctggactgtttgttgctgcataaagtagacatgcaggacccacagaaagtgactgctgaacttacataCCAAGatagacagtcctgaagggttcctgcttcatggaggagtctgccagacattctgcaggacacagaggaaattgactgataaactgccaatgcaggtggacagtttaaaatttcctgcttcactaagaagtctgccagacacactgtgacctatgggctgaagatggatgcttcaacattgcagaggaactttgggtaactgtccaggtaacgagatgtctctgtcaggtctagagtttatatattatccttctgtggtctttgatggggttgaagacagatagttatggttatagttttctttagttattataaaagataagttacatataagaccttagactcacaaagatgggatagatgatagaatattttctttaaatcttgctaaatgttaatggactaaacattGTAACTAttgttcttacttgataactgttttgttatatatttcacTATGTTAATGTtcaaacccttctttttatttagacaaaaagaggagatgatgggggaagtccttctgtgtatatgtttgtcttattgattgataaataaaacactgttggccaatagggaagcaagttaggcaggactaggagagaaggaggattctgggaaatgtagtagagggaagttgccatgtgatcaccaGCAAGAAAGGACACATAAGGCTGGGGTCCTcaataagtccttataaaatatatagatcagtagttatggttgataattaagactgagcttgcatttaagaaatcctagtcattagccagcagcattgtacctaatataagtctctgtgtgttatttggggccctaacatggcagcagaactcaggcagctggtagaaagagttatcattacagatcTTCACATCAACCTTGAGGAAGTGTTTTGTATGTGTTCCTATGTTTAAGAAGGCTTTATCTGGGTTCATCTTGTGCTATTTGCATTTAGGGTGAGGTTCTCTGAAAATTTTACATACTGTTGTGATTTAAATAAGACAAGCtaaggtatttgaacacttggtctggagttggtggtgctatttgggaaaGTATGGGACCTTTAGGAAGTGGAGCTTTTctgggggaagtatgtcactgggggtgataTTTAGAGGTTTATAGCCTTGtccctcttcctgttctctctctttttaatgttTGTGCTGAATGAAATGGAATCATCCTGCTTCCTGAATGACTCTGTGTTTCTCTGGTCATTATGTTTTGTAAAAGAAAGTTCTTTACAACATTTCATGTGCCATTTACTGTAAAGGTGACTCTGGCCTTTACTGTTGTCTGCATTTGTGATGGCCGCTGCATCTTGGCTGGCCTACTTGCATTCTCTACATGCCTGTCCTTCCTCTACACTGGCATCAGAATTCACTTTAAAAGCACTTATTTAAGCAGAGTCATGGTTTTCAGATTACATGTCCTTTGTGATTGGGCCTGACACCCTGTTCCTTCTGTAATTtatccacatcaggcagctttaTATATGGAAGATATCACataataatttttgagattttaactTTGTGTATGtgaagacttatttattttattttatgtgaatgtccATTTCTCTGTAATGTGCACCATGTTTGTATAGGcacctgaggaagccagagaaaTTGGAGTCACAGTGgttgtgctaggaactgaactcaggtcctcaggaagagtagtttgtactcttaatcactgagtaaTCTCTAAGCCCCTATAtatgtggatttgtgtgtgtgtctgtgtgtgtgtgtgtctgtgtgtgtgtgtgtgtgtgtgtgtgtgtgtggtgtgtgtatgtgtgtgtgtgtgtgtgtgtgtgtgtgtgtgtgtgtgtcacatgtacaTGGGTggctgtggaggccaaaggagagTGTTGGTTCCCCGGaggctggagttactggtggttaTGAGCTaactgacatgggtgctgagaacccaaTCATAGcttcagcaagagcagcaagtaccctTCGTCTCCaaactgccagtaactccagctccaggggatctgacaccctcttctggcctccaagagtacTTCACATATATAGCATACTctcatgtagacacacacacacactcacactcacactttattttaaacatataagaACTACTCTCTAAAAATTTCTTTAAACCAAACtcagaattaatttaattttttatataaactAATAATAATTGAGTGCATTGGTGAGATGAGAAAGTCTTTCATTTCCGTGGAATTTAGAATTGAGATGGTTAGAATATAGAAGAGGTAGCTAGACAGTgatgctgcacgcctttaattccagcactcgggaggcagaagcaggcagctctgtgagtttgagaccagcctggtctacagagtgagttctaggacagccatagagaaaccctatctcaaaaaaacaaaagaaaaagaaaagaaagaaagaaagaaagaaagaaagaaagaaagcatatatCACTTAGGATGCTGCAGAACTGAAGAGAATTGGATAGATTTAGGGCTGACCAGAGGTGACCAGGCAGTGAGGATAAGTCTTGGTAGGAGATTGAATGCAATAATGAAATGGTCAGATCTTGTACTGAGGTAAAAACTAAAGAGTAGTGAAAAGGGATGAGGAACTGACAAGTTTAGTCTTGAGCATATTGACTTGGAGATATCTCCATAAAGTTAGGTTGACAATCAACCTGTGGTGAGAGATTAAGCCTAGAGATAAAAATATCTTAGCCACCAATATGAAAATTCTTAAAGAGAGCATAAAGTCAGAAGCAAAAGGCCCTTGAGACACCATTATttaacaacacacacagagatttaaaaaaaaaaaaaactggggttGGGGAGATCACTtagtgggtaaaacacttgctgGGCAGGTATGAGAACATGAATTTGATCCTTAGTACGTGAACAAAAGCAGGGTacagagccaggcggtggtggcgagcgcctttaatcccagcatttgggaggcagaggcaggcagatctctgtaagtttgaggccagcctggtctacagggcaaatTCTAGGagaaccaaggctacacaaagaaacactgtctagaaaaaacaaaaccaacaaacagcgAAGCAGTGTACCGCAGCACACGTCTACAATCCCTGTGCTCCTATGCggaggaaggtagaggcaggagcttCCCTTGAAGCTTAGCCTACTAGTGTGCACATTGACCAaaaacaaagagaccctgtctcaaacaacttTGAAGGCAAGGGCCAAcaccaaagttgtcctctgaccaccatgtATGTGCCATGACATGCATTCACTTTCACTCACACTCAgaaacatatgtgcacacatcacacacacacacacacacacacacacacacacacacacacacacgtgcaaatcataatcatgcacacatatatacacatatacacaaaaacaagaagaacagagcaaaagaaaacaactgaaaataagaaaatctgaCAAAGGAGGATGAAGACAGGAGTATCTCACATGAGtttatttttatgcctttttatgtgtgtgggggggcttaTGGGAGTGATGTGTATGGCATGTGGTATATGAGTTGGTGTATATGTGGTACATGTTTCCCCATTCAGAAGCAAAGCAGGATGCTAAGTATCTTCAGTTGAACTCCTTCTTATtaccctgagacagggtctctcactgaattgaAGCTCACCACTGTccctgggctggctggccagtgaactctcAGGATCCATCTCTCTTCCCAAAGCTGGAGCTGCAGGCACTCACAGGCATGATGACTTTTTACATAGGTattagggatttgaactcagatccttgagGATGCAGAATTTGTGCTTtaatccactgagtcatcttccctgccatcatcatcatcatcattcatggggtcttatgtatcccaggctggactcaaattccaTGTAGGcaaaaataaccttgaacttctaatcccttccaaatattgggattacagacacacactatCACATTGAGTTTACAAAGCAATCAGGCTCAAACCCagaacttcatgcatgctaggcaagcactctaccaattaaGCTACACCTTCAGGTCTCCTTTAGGAATTTTTCTAATATTATTGCTTTGCATAAATATTTGGAAACCTTTATTGAAAGTGTAGGCAGTCTTTAATTTTTGAATAGAGGATGTGCACAGAGATTCATAAAGGTCCGCTTAGGGATATTTTAACAGACCCCATTCCcagacaaatgcacacatgttcaAACAACCCAGGTGTTATGATGATGGGCAGATGGTGAAGCCATCATCTGGGTCTTGGTATATCAAACAGTAtgattgggctggagagagtacttgctgttcttccaaacaatctgagtttggttcccagccccagTGATTGCCTCAGTGGTCTCCTGCATTCACGTGTGTGATACAATCCAGGGGTCTTGATCAGCTTCATTTTCTctaccaggaagaaaaaaaatctttcaagggAGACATGTagcaacagagaaatctcaaactATGAGAGTGGGAGCAGACAGATTCAGCTGAAGAAAGGTGTTTTTGAGgggtgagaacacacacacacacacacacacacacacacacacacactgcaaacacACAGGGAAAACACCCTCTGCAAAGCAGAGGGAGCACTCGGggagccaaaacaaaaacaaacaaacaaacaaacaaaaccagtctCAGTTTCCCTCCCCTAATTTAGGATTGATGAGTTTGAAGATAGAATAGTTGCGTAACAGTCCATCAGCCGAGGGCCTATTGTCAGAAGAAACAAAGCCTTCCAGGCCTTTGTTTTAAGCTGTCAGACTTTGGTCTCAGACCAGAAGGGTGAGAAAGAAGCTGCCTTCTTGGAAGTTGGCCCCCTTTGTTACCTAGCCATGACCCCTCTCCTTTCTGCCTACCAGAGAATCTTGTCTCTCATGTGCCTACCCCATTTCCTCCACatagatataaaattaaaataaaaacaaaatattaaaaatagtgtGCGTTGTTATCACTAGGCACAAGGTAGAGTCAATATGTTTTACTTGAAAAAGAAAGTCAGAGTTGGTAtctttggaactcactgtggCTCCTTTCATGATGGTCAGATGAAGGAAGAGCTGACAGTGGGGATGGGGGACTGAGTCCCTTTACTCTCGGCTTACTGTCTTCTTTCTCAAACTTTCCGAAAGGAAAGAATTTGCTGAAAGCTCTGCTACCACCTTTCTGAACACGTCTTTCAAAGCTTCCTTGACTCGGTCATTGCGCAAGGCATAGATAAATGGATTCAGCAGGGGAGTCACAAATGTTGTTATCACTGTTACCGACCAATTAGCACCCACAGAGCCACTCTGTGATGGCCGTACATAGAGAAAAATGGCACTTCCGTAGAAGAGGGTGACCACCATCAAGTGGGAGGTACAAGTGGAGAAGGCCTTGTGGCGGCCTGAAGCCGAAGGAATGCGCAGGACAGCCACGACTATTTGGCCGTAGGATGCAGCAGTAATAGCGAGTGAGGACACAATGACAAGAAAGGCAAGGACAAAGTCAGCCTCCTCCAGTTTCTTGGTGTTGGTACATGCCAGGTGTAGCAATGGGCCACTGTCACAGAAGAAATGCTGTACCACAGCACCCTGTTTGCAGAAAGGAAGCAAGGCCACTGCCACTGTGGGGCCGAGTACAGGAAGGAGTCCCCCCACCCAGCAAGCCAAGGCCACACGAAAGCACACAGCTCCACTCATGAGCAAGGGGTAGTGCAGAGGACGGCAGATGGCCAGGTAGCGGTCCACAGACATGACAGCCAACAGGAGGAACTCGGAGGCCCCGAGGAAGAAGTAAAAGTAAAACTGAGCAATGCATGCGGCAAAGGAAATGGTGTGCTGTTTCGAGAGGAAGTTGCTCAGCATCTTAGGAATGATGACGGAAGTGATCAGAATCTCCAGGCAGGACAAGTTACCCAGGAAGAAATACATGGGAGTCTGCAGGCGATGGTCAGCTCCTACCACCCCCACAATCAACATGTTGCCTGTGAGAGTCAACAGGTAAATAAGACAGAACATAGAAAACAGTTCCACTCCTGTACTGTTAAGGTTTGGGAAGCCTGCCAGGACGAACTCTGTAGTGCCATCGCTGCGGTTCCCGCAAGGAGCCATTATTATCTGTCCCACCTGTAAGACAACATGAATGTGGTCATGACGGAGGGATGTCCAATCCTGAAACTCAAGGTCGCTATCTGATTGCAGAGCTGGAGAAATTTCCTCCTATGGGTGTTGCTCAGTCATAAGAAAATGTCAGGAGCCTGTATCTTGACTGACGGTTCTTGAGGATAATGAGGACAGTCTCTCTGAACAACTGAACTGGGCCAAAATATGAGAACATGATCCTGTGAAGAAACAGAGCTCCCGCTGACTTTCTGCCCTAGAAGTCTTGTGTCTCTACTCACGGGGCTGAGTGCACTGTGCTCCTCATTTGCAAATTTTTGTAAGGAGCAAGTGAACTAGCAGGACAAAGGACTCAAAAGAGTTTCCAACACCAACTTAACAAatgaagaggcagagaaaaatCCTAGTATGAGGGTCAAAATCTAGGCCTGGCTTGCCACCTCATTTGGAAGATGATCAAGAAAGGGAGCCCTTGCTTGCATTTCAATTACCCAACTAAACAATTAGCAGTGGAAGCTGGGCCATTTTACACaccatttctccctttttatgGAGAATTTTCACAATAAACTAAGAATCAGATCTCTACAAAATGCTCACATTTCTGAAGTAAGTTTTGAATGTAAAAAGGAGAATATAACAGTAAGCCATATTGACTCATTCAACTAGTCTGTTGTCTTCAGTTAAGTACTCTTGTTAATATTAATATTGAGTTCATGAAGCCTTTTTCAACTTGTGACACTTTCCCTTCTGAACCCCAGTCCAAAGCCTTCCCAAAAACAGGCTCCATGGCATTGTCACAAACAGGATTACACATTCCTGGCTATAATTAATTAAATTGGAAATGGAGTTGATTCAAGTCCTTCCAGTTCCACCAactaaaagcataaataaaaatagccaaATTGGTGATATTCTGAAGTGCTGGCATTGAAAACCTCcattaaaagataaagaaaacacaaaagaaaaaaaaatgaaaaactcgTGGTAGCAAAACATCAGAATTGATTTTAAAAGCTTTGATTCTTCTCTAGCTGCACCGTTCTGAACACACACCGGCCATCCAGGTCCCAGCAAACACTGCACTCCTTACTCTCAACTCTATTTCCCTTTCTCACCTCTGGATCTTAGATGTGTGAGAGGGAAACATTTGTACCTTCTGTCTGGGTGTGGCAGTTTTGTGATCTTTCACCTTAGGAGCTCATTGGGTGTCGGTCCTCCCTCCAGCTTCTACAGAAATCACATTGTGTAGGGTAGGACTGCTGCATTAGCTCTGTTTTCGTCATGTGTCACAGTCTGTATTCGGTGATTGATTGAGAAACAGGCCACATTGCTGGATCACTGTTCAATGCCTAATGATGAAACAGGAAGTTAGGATCTGGGACAGGAGGAAATGCTACTCCTGTGTGTAGAATGCTAAGAAGGATGTTAATAAGCCTTAGAGGGGGTAAGTAGTATACTCAAGAAAGAGATGCCTAAAGTAAACAGACGGTCTCAAATTAGCGCTTGAGGGGAGAGGGACATTTCCATAGAAGCAATGCATTTGACCTAAGAACAGAAAGTAAGGATAAAGTGTCACAAGGTGACACTGGGCATCTAAAAGCCCAGTCTGACCCTCTGCCAGTCTCTATGAAACTACTTCTCTGGCCTGAGCCTATCTCTGTCTGAAGTGACAGGAGGGGGTGACTTACCCGTTCCCAAATGCCACTGATACCTTCATAAGTGTAGGACCCTGAAATATTTACTTTTCCCAGTTTATGAGTCAATGTCCCCTCCATCCTGTGGTCCTTCCAGCACCTTGTACTGTGAAGCTGACAGTAGCCTAGTATCCTTGAGGTTCCAAGGGATGGGGATACTACACTTGGGAAAACAAGAGGGGTTGGGTAATGCCTCTCTCCTCCCTTGGGCTTTCTGCCCTGGCATACCCTCTGGTGCTAATCTGCCTAGTGAGCACAAGGGCTTTCTGACCCTGAGGAGGGTGTTACACGGTTCCTTCgcaggctttctttctttgtttgtttcattgcttgttttgagacaagagtctcactaagtagccctggaacttgctgtgtagaccaggctggccttgaattcacagagaatgttctgtctccacctcctgagtgctggggttaaaggcataagccaccctTTCTGGATATACTGTTCCTTCTTTTTCCATGAGCAAGTCAAACATCA
The Cricetulus griseus strain 17A/GY chromosome 1 unlocalized genomic scaffold, alternate assembly CriGri-PICRH-1.0 chr1_1, whole genome shotgun sequence genome window above contains:
- the LOC100758593 gene encoding olfactory receptor 6S1; the encoded protein is MAPCGNRSDGTTEFVLAGFPNLNSTGVELFSMFCLIYLLTLTGNMLIVGVVGADHRLQTPMYFFLGNLSCLEILITSVIIPKMLSNFLSKQHTISFAACIAQFYFYFFLGASEFLLLAVMSVDRYLAICRPLHYPLLMSGAVCFRVALACWVGGLLPVLGPTVAVALLPFCKQGAVVQHFFCDSGPLLHLACTNTKKLEEADFVLAFLVIVSSLAITAASYGQIVVAVLRIPSASGRHKAFSTCTSHLMVVTLFYGSAIFLYVRPSQSGSVGANWSVTVITTFVTPLLNPFIYALRNDRVKEALKDVFRKVVAELSANSFLSESLRKKTVSRE